Part of the Bacteroidota bacterium genome is shown below.
TATGTATGATTTACTTTCAAAAAAACAACCGTATATAAAATGGATCACATAGACAGTTTAGTCTTTTCAAAAAATACACAATAGCTAATGGACAAGAACATCTACATACAGGCCTTAGAAATTGGAACAAAAAACATGACCAATGGGATTTCTTATAATGAATTACTGGAAAAGTTAAATGCATTTGGCCTAAAGCCACATGGCGAATTTCAAAAATATTTTCATTTGTGGTTTTACAAAAAATTTTATTACCCAGCATTATTCAGATACATAAACTTACCTTCAAATGGAGGTGCTGTTGAAGAAAATGAACTTGAGGGGCATGATAATCAATTCGCAATATTAACAGCAGAAGGATATACTGAGTATCTTGATTTTCTAAAGCTGGAACAGGCTAAAATTGATACTCAAAGAGCACATGAATTATCTATGACAGCAATTAAATGGTCAAGGATAGCCGTATATATATCCGCAGGAATGGCGTTAATTCAAATTTTACTTCAATTATTTCAATCAAATAATTCCTGTCATTAAAAATATCTGTCACATAAAACTCAGGTAACATATTGTACCGGCTTCTTTAACCTGTATAATAAAAACATACTCATTAAAACCATTGCCAAACTTGATAATGCCCAGCTTAATGTTACTTTATCGCTTTCCATTCCCATTTGTTCTACCTCCTTTGGTAAATATCCCGTGTTCACCAGATAAATGAGCACCAAAACCAGCCCGTTGTTCAAAAAATGAATGATTATACTTGTCCATAACGAACCGCTCCAAACGTAAGTATATCCCAATACAGCCCCCAGCAATACCCTTGGTATAAATCCGTAAAACTGCATATGAAAGGCGCTGAATAAAATTGCTGTGATCCAAACCGATAAATGAACATTTTTTGAAAGGTTAAGCATGGATCGCTGAATTAGTCCCCTGAAAAATAACTCTTCGCTGAATGCTGCCATAAAGGCAATAACAAAGAGGTTCATTAACAGATCGCCGACAGATTGATCCTTCAAAAATGCTTCCTCAATCTGTTGTATCTTCAATTCGCTGGCCTTCATCCAGGTCTCAATTTCTGAAAAAACGGCCGGCATGGTCACAGCCTTATTTAGCCCTTCCAGGTACGCAATGAGCGGAAGGGCTGTAATAATTAAAACACAACTTATAACAACAAAAAGAAATGGAGGAGACCTGTGTAATAAAAAATAGTGCAGTTTATCAGTGGAAAAAAACAGGACAAACATGCATGCAGGAAGAATGAACACCATAATAACACTCACAGCTTGCGCAACCTTCATCAGGAACAGGGTTTCCTTGTTATCCATATCCAAAGACATATCGCCGAATGAGCTCCAGATCGTGATCCCAAGCAGCAAAACAAAGTAGATCATAACAACTACAAAAAAACGAAGCGGGCTCAACGCCTTGAACATGCGGTTAATATTAGATTTTATACCTTTGTTACATAAAAAACAGGTTTCACTGCAATTTTGTGAAGCCAAAGTTAAAAATTAAGGGGCACAAACTATTTAAATTACTACGTTGATAAAAATAGGTAATATAGAACTTGGTGAATTCCCTCTGCTCCTCGCGCCAATGGAAGATGTGAGTGATCCTCCCTTTCGTTTTGTGTGCAAACAGCACGGTGCCGACCTGATGTATACTGAATTTATTTCTTCAGAAGGCCTGATCCGTGACGCGGTTAAAAGTGTACATAAGCTCGATATATTTGAATACGAACGCCCCATTGGCATACAACTTTTTGGCAGCGATATCAATTCTATGCGCGAAGCGGGAAGCATTGCCGACAAAGCAAACCCCGACCTGATCGATATTAACTACGGTTGTCCTGTTAAAGCGGTGGCCTGTAAAGGTGCAGGTGCCGCATTATTACAGAATGTTCCGAAAATGGTGGAAATGACGAGTGAGATCGTTAAGATCGCCACCCGACCTGTAACCGTTAAAACCCGATTGGGATGGGATGACAATACAAAAAACGTGGTTGAAGTGGCCGAACGGCTGCAGGATGTGGGAATAGCCGCTTTAACCGTACACGGACGCACCCGTAAACAAATGTACAAGGGGCAGGCCGACTGGACACTTATAGCGGAAATAAAGAATAACCCGCGCATACGCATTCCCATATTCGGCAATGGCGATGCGGATTCTCCTGAAAAGGTGAAGCTGATGAAAGATACCTATGGAATTGATGGAGTAATGATCGGTCGTGGCAGCATTGGCCACCCGTGGATATTCAACGAAGTAAAGCACTTTTTAAAAACAGGAACACACCTTACTCCTCCCACCATTGAAGACAGAGTAAGTGTTTGCAAAACTCACCTTCAAAAATCAATTGAATGGAAAGGTGAAAAGCTTGGCGTAATTGAAATGCGCAGACACTACGCGAATTATTTTAAGGGACTCGATCATTTTAAGGAATACAGAATGAAACTGGTGACACTGTATGATGCAAATGAAATTTTTGGTATTCTGGAAGAAGTCGTGAATCACTATGGCCAGCTTCAGGCTGTTTGAAAGACAGCGAAATAACGCCTCGTAAATAATTTTACCGGATACCACGCTGCCAAAAGCCCTATAAACAGTACAACAG
Proteins encoded:
- a CDS encoding CPBP family intramembrane metalloprotease, which codes for MFKALSPLRFFVVVMIYFVLLLGITIWSSFGDMSLDMDNKETLFLMKVAQAVSVIMVFILPACMFVLFFSTDKLHYFLLHRSPPFLFVVISCVLIITALPLIAYLEGLNKAVTMPAVFSEIETWMKASELKIQQIEEAFLKDQSVGDLLMNLFVIAFMAAFSEELFFRGLIQRSMLNLSKNVHLSVWITAILFSAFHMQFYGFIPRVLLGAVLGYTYVWSGSLWTSIIIHFLNNGLVLVLIYLVNTGYLPKEVEQMGMESDKVTLSWALSSLAMVLMSMFLLYRLKKPVQYVT
- the dusB gene encoding tRNA dihydrouridine synthase DusB, with product MIKIGNIELGEFPLLLAPMEDVSDPPFRFVCKQHGADLMYTEFISSEGLIRDAVKSVHKLDIFEYERPIGIQLFGSDINSMREAGSIADKANPDLIDINYGCPVKAVACKGAGAALLQNVPKMVEMTSEIVKIATRPVTVKTRLGWDDNTKNVVEVAERLQDVGIAALTVHGRTRKQMYKGQADWTLIAEIKNNPRIRIPIFGNGDADSPEKVKLMKDTYGIDGVMIGRGSIGHPWIFNEVKHFLKTGTHLTPPTIEDRVSVCKTHLQKSIEWKGEKLGVIEMRRHYANYFKGLDHFKEYRMKLVTLYDANEIFGILEEVVNHYGQLQAV